One Etheostoma cragini isolate CJK2018 chromosome 18, CSU_Ecrag_1.0, whole genome shotgun sequence DNA window includes the following coding sequences:
- the LOC117961014 gene encoding hepatocyte nuclear factor 3-beta-like, with protein sequence MMLSAVKMEGHEHPDWSGSSYYGETECYTAAGNMNSGQSMNSMSSYMNAPGMAGVGHMNAHYMNPVGVNHSMMHGGASQSPGAGIPGLGAALPQSMSSISPPPYGNMAVMSPVYGQACGIRSREPKPYRRSYTHAKPPYSYISLITMAIQQSGSKMLTLNEIYQWITDLFPFYRQNQQRWQNSIRHSLSFNDCFIKVPRLPDKPGKGSFWALHPDSGNMFENGCYLRRQKRFRKTPGSGDKEAAGKPGSEVASVSTSSAGSDSPHSSSASSPPSSDVKAAGVDFKPPRGELLPSSPVRVPSPLAHTQHLFSHHHHHPHHPLLLHEAAAHLKPDPYHQHPHYPFNHPFSINNLMSEPAVQYGGYGCPVSGALVAAKSALDPAHTDNSYYRGVYGRPIMNS encoded by the exons ATGATGCTGAGCGCCGTTAAAATGGAGGGACACGAACATCCAGACTGGAGCGGCAGCAGCTACTACGGAGAGACCGAG tgttacACCGCAGCGGGAAACATGAATTCCGGTCAGTCCATGAACTCGATGAGCAGCTACATGAACGCGCCCGGCATGGCGGGCGTCGGCCACATGAACGCGCACTACATGAACCCAGTCGGGGTCAACCACTCAATGATGCACGGCGGGGCGTCGCAGAGCCCCGGGGCCGGCATCCCGGGCCTGGGCGCCGCGCTGCCGCAGAGCATGAGCTCCATCAGCCCACCGCCCTACGGGAACATGGCGGTGATGAGCCCGGTGTACGGCCAGGCCTGCGGCATCCGATCCAGGGAGCCCAAACCGTACCGACGGAGCTACACGCACGCCAAGCCGCCGTACTCTTACATCTCCCTGATCACCATGGCGATCCAGCAGTCAGGCAGCAAGATGCTCACGCTGAACGAGATCTACCAGTGGATCACGGACCTGTTCCCGTTCTACCGGCAGAACCAGCAGCGGTGGCAGAACTCCATCCGGCACTCGCTCTCCTTCAACGACTGCTTCATCAAGGTGCCCCGCTTGCCGGACAAACCGGGGAAGGGGTCCTTCTGGGCGCTCCACCCGGACTCGGGGAACATGTTCGAGAACGGCTGCTACCTGCGGAGGCAGAAGCGCTTCAGGAAGACGCCCGGGTCGGGCGACAAGGAGGCGGCGGGGAAGCCGGGCTCGGAAGTCGCCTCGGTCTCAACCAGCAGTGCCGGCTCCGACtccccccactcctcctccgcctcctctcCTCCGTCCTCAGATGTGAAGGCGGCCGGGGTGGATTTCAAACCGCCCCGGGGTGAACTGTTGCCCTCCAGCCCCGTGCGCGTGCCCTCGCCGCTCGCTCACACCCAGCACCTGTtctcccaccaccaccaccacccccaccacccGCTGCTGCTGCACGAGGCTGCCGCGCACCTGAAGCCGGACCCGTACCACCAACACCCCCACTACCCCTTCAACCACCCGTTCTCCATCAACAACCTCATGTCGGAGCCGGCGGTGCAGTACGGAGGCTACGGCTGCCCCGTGTCCGGGGCGCTGGTGGCGGCCAAAAGCGCCCTGGACCCCGCTCACACCGACAACAGCTACTACCGCGGCGTGTACGGCAGACCCATCATGAACTCCTGA